TTGCAGCAGGGCCAGACCCGCATCGAACTACCCTTACTCAGACAAGTCGTCAAAGAATGCTCCCTAGCCATCAAATAGAGCAGACGCCTTATGACGTGTTCCAACACGAACCACCCCAACCAAAGCACTCAAAACACTCAAACCCAATCGTCTCAAAACACTGCCACTCCCACTCAATCTATCCGTCCTTGGTTATTTGAAGTAGAGCCTTATCCCGACGAAAGTTTCAGTCACTTCCTCGGGCGCTTTCGCCGCGCCAATTGCCTGAGCGGAAGTCATCTGTCATCGATGCTAGGAGAGCGATCGCACGTTGTAACGTATTGGGAAAGTCCGTCCCGTCAGCGTCGTCCCAACCGATTGCAACTGCAGCAGCTTTCCCAGATGAGTGGCGTGGCGATCGCACGACTTCAGCAGATGTGGTCAAGTGCCGACACCCGATTGCATTGGCCCACCCGCCTGTGTCCAGATTGTTATGCCCATAAACCCTGGCATCGGTTGAGCTGGCAACAAGCCGAACACCCACAATGTGACCAACACCCGCGATCGCTACTATCTTGCTGTCCGCGATGTGAGCATCCCCTTCGCTTACCCAGCCAATGGGCGATCGGCGAGTGCGATCGCTGTCAGTTACCCTTCTCGCAGATGGCACAAAGAGGGTAATTGAAGTCCGTGATAGAGCAATAGAGTAGACTGAATCGGAATTAGGAAAAGCAATCAATTCTTAGCCCGAAACCAATCGATCTTATAGCTACTACATCTATTTGGATGCCGAGCAACTAATTGCCGATGAGGTCTAGTGCCTAAGACGTGTGACTAGGGAAGAAGTCGAATCGACCAAATCATTTGTCGTCCGCCTGTTGGCTCATGTGTGGTTTGAAACTGT
This Candidatus Obscuribacterales bacterium DNA region includes the following protein-coding sequences:
- a CDS encoding TniQ family protein; its protein translation is MTCSNTNHPNQSTQNTQTQSSQNTATPTQSIRPWLFEVEPYPDESFSHFLGRFRRANCLSGSHLSSMLGERSHVVTYWESPSRQRRPNRLQLQQLSQMSGVAIARLQQMWSSADTRLHWPTRLCPDCYAHKPWHRLSWQQAEHPQCDQHPRSLLSCCPRCEHPLRLPSQWAIGECDRCQLPFSQMAQRG